In one window of Pseudochaenichthys georgianus chromosome 5, fPseGeo1.2, whole genome shotgun sequence DNA:
- the uba3 gene encoding NEDD8-activating enzyme E1 catalytic subunit isoform X2, translated as MADTDEPEKKRSRVVELTEKMVVDGGSGRSCEWEGRWNHVKKFLERSGPFTHPDFEPSTESMQFLLETCKILVIGAGGLGCELLKDLALSGFRNIHVVDMDTIDVSNLNRQFLFRPKDIGRPKADVAADFINSRIPGCCVVPHFKKIQDLDETFYRQFHIIVCGLDSILARRWMNGMLLSLLAYDDGVLDPSSIIPLIDGGTEGFKGNARVILPGMTACIDCTLELYPPQINFPMCTIASMPRLPEHCVEYVRMLQWPKETPFGDGVVLDGDDPEHIQWVYQRSLERAAEFKITGVTYRLTQGVVKRIIPAVASTNAVIAAACATEVFKLATSAYIPLNNYMVFNDVDGLYTYTFEAERKEDCSACSQVPLDLHFSPTSKLQELLDFLTESASLQMKSPAITATVEGKNKTLYLQSVASIEQRTRPNLSKTLKDLGLSDGQELAVADVTTPQTMLFRLSFTS; from the exons ATGGCGGACACGGATGAGCC GGAGAAGAAAAGAAGCAGAGTAGTGGAGCTGACTGAGAA GATGGTGGTGGATGGAGGCAGCGGACGCTCCTGTGAGTGGGAAGGGCGGTGGAACCACGTCAAAAAGTTTCTGGAAAGATCGGGGCCCTTCACACATCCTGACTTTGAACCCAGCACAGAG TCGATGCAGTTTTTGTTAGAAACATGCAAAATCCTGGTCATTGGTGCAGGTGGACTGGGATGTGAGCTGCTGAAAGATCTG GCTTTATCCGGATTTCGCAACATTCATGTTGTCGACATGGACACCATTGATGTGTCCAACTTGAATCGACAGTTCCTCTTCAG GCCAAAAGATATAGGTCGGCCCAAGGCGGACGTTGCAGCTGATTTCATCAACAGCCGCATACCTGGATGCTGTGTAGTCCC ACATTTTAAGAAAATCCAAGACTTAGACGAAACCTTCTACAGAC AATTCCATATAATTGTCTGTGGCCTGGACTCTATACTTGCCAGGAGGTGGATGAATGGTATGCTG CTGTCTTTGCTGGCGTACGATGATGGCGTCTTAGACCCAAGCTCCATCATTCCTCTCATTGATGGTGGGACTGAAGGCTTTAAAGGAAACGCCAGAGTCATTCTCCCGGGCATGACCGCCTGCATCGACTGTACCCTTGAACTTTACCCTCCTCAG ATCAACTTCCCCATGTGCACAATCGCCTCCATGCCTCGTCTGCCAGAACATTGTGTGGAGTATGTCCGCATGCTGCAGTGGCCCAAAGAGACTCCCTTTGGAG ATGGTGTGGTCCTGGATGGGGATGACCCAGAGCACATCCAGTGGGTGTACCAGAGATCCCTGGAGAGGGCAGCAGAGTTCAAAATCACTGGAGTCACATACAGACTAACACAGG GGGTTGTGAAGAGGATAATTCCAGCTGTAGCGTCTACAAATGCTGTCATAGCTG CTGCTTGCGCAACTGAGGTTTTCAAATTAGCAACAAG TGCCTATATACCTCTCAATAACTACATGGTCTTCAATGATGTTGACGGCCTATACACCTACACGTTTGAAGCAGAACGAAAG GAAGACTGTTCAGCCTGCAGCCAAGTACCTCTGGACTTGCACTTTTCTCCAACTTCAAAACTCCAGGAGTTGTTGGACTTCCTGACTGAAAGTGCCTCCCT ACAAATGAAATCCCCTGCTATAACCGCAACAGTGGAAGGAAAGAACaaaacattatatttacag TCTGTCGCTTCAATCGAACAGAGGACGCGGCCAAATCTATCCAAAACCCTCAAGG ATCTGGGGCTGAGTGACGGACAGGAGCTGGCAGTAGCTGATGTCACCACACCTCAGACCATGTTGTTCAGACTAAGCTTTACCTCATAG
- the uba3 gene encoding NEDD8-activating enzyme E1 catalytic subunit isoform X3, producing the protein MADTDEPMVVDGGSGRSCEWEGRWNHVKKFLERSGPFTHPDFEPSTESMQFLLETCKILVIGAGGLGCELLKDLALSGFRNIHVVDMDTIDVSNLNRQFLFRPKDIGRPKADVAADFINSRIPGCCVVPHFKKIQDLDETFYRQFHIIVCGLDSILARRWMNGMLLSLLAYDDGVLDPSSIIPLIDGGTEGFKGNARVILPGMTACIDCTLELYPPQINFPMCTIASMPRLPEHCVEYVRMLQWPKETPFGDGVVLDGDDPEHIQWVYQRSLERAAEFKITGVTYRLTQGVVKRIIPAVASTNAVIAAACATEVFKLATSAYIPLNNYMVFNDVDGLYTYTFEAERKEDCSACSQVPLDLHFSPTSKLQELLDFLTESASLQMKSPAITATVEGKNKTLYLQSVASIEQRTRPNLSKTLKDLGLSDGQELAVADVTTPQTMLFRLSFTS; encoded by the exons ATGGCGGACACGGATGAGCC GATGGTGGTGGATGGAGGCAGCGGACGCTCCTGTGAGTGGGAAGGGCGGTGGAACCACGTCAAAAAGTTTCTGGAAAGATCGGGGCCCTTCACACATCCTGACTTTGAACCCAGCACAGAG TCGATGCAGTTTTTGTTAGAAACATGCAAAATCCTGGTCATTGGTGCAGGTGGACTGGGATGTGAGCTGCTGAAAGATCTG GCTTTATCCGGATTTCGCAACATTCATGTTGTCGACATGGACACCATTGATGTGTCCAACTTGAATCGACAGTTCCTCTTCAG GCCAAAAGATATAGGTCGGCCCAAGGCGGACGTTGCAGCTGATTTCATCAACAGCCGCATACCTGGATGCTGTGTAGTCCC ACATTTTAAGAAAATCCAAGACTTAGACGAAACCTTCTACAGAC AATTCCATATAATTGTCTGTGGCCTGGACTCTATACTTGCCAGGAGGTGGATGAATGGTATGCTG CTGTCTTTGCTGGCGTACGATGATGGCGTCTTAGACCCAAGCTCCATCATTCCTCTCATTGATGGTGGGACTGAAGGCTTTAAAGGAAACGCCAGAGTCATTCTCCCGGGCATGACCGCCTGCATCGACTGTACCCTTGAACTTTACCCTCCTCAG ATCAACTTCCCCATGTGCACAATCGCCTCCATGCCTCGTCTGCCAGAACATTGTGTGGAGTATGTCCGCATGCTGCAGTGGCCCAAAGAGACTCCCTTTGGAG ATGGTGTGGTCCTGGATGGGGATGACCCAGAGCACATCCAGTGGGTGTACCAGAGATCCCTGGAGAGGGCAGCAGAGTTCAAAATCACTGGAGTCACATACAGACTAACACAGG GGGTTGTGAAGAGGATAATTCCAGCTGTAGCGTCTACAAATGCTGTCATAGCTG CTGCTTGCGCAACTGAGGTTTTCAAATTAGCAACAAG TGCCTATATACCTCTCAATAACTACATGGTCTTCAATGATGTTGACGGCCTATACACCTACACGTTTGAAGCAGAACGAAAG GAAGACTGTTCAGCCTGCAGCCAAGTACCTCTGGACTTGCACTTTTCTCCAACTTCAAAACTCCAGGAGTTGTTGGACTTCCTGACTGAAAGTGCCTCCCT ACAAATGAAATCCCCTGCTATAACCGCAACAGTGGAAGGAAAGAACaaaacattatatttacag TCTGTCGCTTCAATCGAACAGAGGACGCGGCCAAATCTATCCAAAACCCTCAAGG ATCTGGGGCTGAGTGACGGACAGGAGCTGGCAGTAGCTGATGTCACCACACCTCAGACCATGTTGTTCAGACTAAGCTTTACCTCATAG
- the uba3 gene encoding NEDD8-activating enzyme E1 catalytic subunit isoform X1, with translation MNLLLFSLFREKKRSRVVELTEKMVVDGGSGRSCEWEGRWNHVKKFLERSGPFTHPDFEPSTESMQFLLETCKILVIGAGGLGCELLKDLALSGFRNIHVVDMDTIDVSNLNRQFLFRPKDIGRPKADVAADFINSRIPGCCVVPHFKKIQDLDETFYRQFHIIVCGLDSILARRWMNGMLLSLLAYDDGVLDPSSIIPLIDGGTEGFKGNARVILPGMTACIDCTLELYPPQINFPMCTIASMPRLPEHCVEYVRMLQWPKETPFGDGVVLDGDDPEHIQWVYQRSLERAAEFKITGVTYRLTQGVVKRIIPAVASTNAVIAAACATEVFKLATSAYIPLNNYMVFNDVDGLYTYTFEAERKEDCSACSQVPLDLHFSPTSKLQELLDFLTESASLQMKSPAITATVEGKNKTLYLQSVASIEQRTRPNLSKTLKDLGLSDGQELAVADVTTPQTMLFRLSFTS, from the exons ATGAACCTTCTTTTATTCTCTCTTTTTAGGGAGAAGAAAAGAAGCAGAGTAGTGGAGCTGACTGAGAA GATGGTGGTGGATGGAGGCAGCGGACGCTCCTGTGAGTGGGAAGGGCGGTGGAACCACGTCAAAAAGTTTCTGGAAAGATCGGGGCCCTTCACACATCCTGACTTTGAACCCAGCACAGAG TCGATGCAGTTTTTGTTAGAAACATGCAAAATCCTGGTCATTGGTGCAGGTGGACTGGGATGTGAGCTGCTGAAAGATCTG GCTTTATCCGGATTTCGCAACATTCATGTTGTCGACATGGACACCATTGATGTGTCCAACTTGAATCGACAGTTCCTCTTCAG GCCAAAAGATATAGGTCGGCCCAAGGCGGACGTTGCAGCTGATTTCATCAACAGCCGCATACCTGGATGCTGTGTAGTCCC ACATTTTAAGAAAATCCAAGACTTAGACGAAACCTTCTACAGAC AATTCCATATAATTGTCTGTGGCCTGGACTCTATACTTGCCAGGAGGTGGATGAATGGTATGCTG CTGTCTTTGCTGGCGTACGATGATGGCGTCTTAGACCCAAGCTCCATCATTCCTCTCATTGATGGTGGGACTGAAGGCTTTAAAGGAAACGCCAGAGTCATTCTCCCGGGCATGACCGCCTGCATCGACTGTACCCTTGAACTTTACCCTCCTCAG ATCAACTTCCCCATGTGCACAATCGCCTCCATGCCTCGTCTGCCAGAACATTGTGTGGAGTATGTCCGCATGCTGCAGTGGCCCAAAGAGACTCCCTTTGGAG ATGGTGTGGTCCTGGATGGGGATGACCCAGAGCACATCCAGTGGGTGTACCAGAGATCCCTGGAGAGGGCAGCAGAGTTCAAAATCACTGGAGTCACATACAGACTAACACAGG GGGTTGTGAAGAGGATAATTCCAGCTGTAGCGTCTACAAATGCTGTCATAGCTG CTGCTTGCGCAACTGAGGTTTTCAAATTAGCAACAAG TGCCTATATACCTCTCAATAACTACATGGTCTTCAATGATGTTGACGGCCTATACACCTACACGTTTGAAGCAGAACGAAAG GAAGACTGTTCAGCCTGCAGCCAAGTACCTCTGGACTTGCACTTTTCTCCAACTTCAAAACTCCAGGAGTTGTTGGACTTCCTGACTGAAAGTGCCTCCCT ACAAATGAAATCCCCTGCTATAACCGCAACAGTGGAAGGAAAGAACaaaacattatatttacag TCTGTCGCTTCAATCGAACAGAGGACGCGGCCAAATCTATCCAAAACCCTCAAGG ATCTGGGGCTGAGTGACGGACAGGAGCTGGCAGTAGCTGATGTCACCACACCTCAGACCATGTTGTTCAGACTAAGCTTTACCTCATAG
- the uba3 gene encoding NEDD8-activating enzyme E1 catalytic subunit isoform X4 yields MKWMVVDGGSGRSCEWEGRWNHVKKFLERSGPFTHPDFEPSTESMQFLLETCKILVIGAGGLGCELLKDLALSGFRNIHVVDMDTIDVSNLNRQFLFRPKDIGRPKADVAADFINSRIPGCCVVPHFKKIQDLDETFYRQFHIIVCGLDSILARRWMNGMLLSLLAYDDGVLDPSSIIPLIDGGTEGFKGNARVILPGMTACIDCTLELYPPQINFPMCTIASMPRLPEHCVEYVRMLQWPKETPFGDGVVLDGDDPEHIQWVYQRSLERAAEFKITGVTYRLTQGVVKRIIPAVASTNAVIAAACATEVFKLATSAYIPLNNYMVFNDVDGLYTYTFEAERKEDCSACSQVPLDLHFSPTSKLQELLDFLTESASLQMKSPAITATVEGKNKTLYLQSVASIEQRTRPNLSKTLKDLGLSDGQELAVADVTTPQTMLFRLSFTS; encoded by the exons ATGAAATG GATGGTGGTGGATGGAGGCAGCGGACGCTCCTGTGAGTGGGAAGGGCGGTGGAACCACGTCAAAAAGTTTCTGGAAAGATCGGGGCCCTTCACACATCCTGACTTTGAACCCAGCACAGAG TCGATGCAGTTTTTGTTAGAAACATGCAAAATCCTGGTCATTGGTGCAGGTGGACTGGGATGTGAGCTGCTGAAAGATCTG GCTTTATCCGGATTTCGCAACATTCATGTTGTCGACATGGACACCATTGATGTGTCCAACTTGAATCGACAGTTCCTCTTCAG GCCAAAAGATATAGGTCGGCCCAAGGCGGACGTTGCAGCTGATTTCATCAACAGCCGCATACCTGGATGCTGTGTAGTCCC ACATTTTAAGAAAATCCAAGACTTAGACGAAACCTTCTACAGAC AATTCCATATAATTGTCTGTGGCCTGGACTCTATACTTGCCAGGAGGTGGATGAATGGTATGCTG CTGTCTTTGCTGGCGTACGATGATGGCGTCTTAGACCCAAGCTCCATCATTCCTCTCATTGATGGTGGGACTGAAGGCTTTAAAGGAAACGCCAGAGTCATTCTCCCGGGCATGACCGCCTGCATCGACTGTACCCTTGAACTTTACCCTCCTCAG ATCAACTTCCCCATGTGCACAATCGCCTCCATGCCTCGTCTGCCAGAACATTGTGTGGAGTATGTCCGCATGCTGCAGTGGCCCAAAGAGACTCCCTTTGGAG ATGGTGTGGTCCTGGATGGGGATGACCCAGAGCACATCCAGTGGGTGTACCAGAGATCCCTGGAGAGGGCAGCAGAGTTCAAAATCACTGGAGTCACATACAGACTAACACAGG GGGTTGTGAAGAGGATAATTCCAGCTGTAGCGTCTACAAATGCTGTCATAGCTG CTGCTTGCGCAACTGAGGTTTTCAAATTAGCAACAAG TGCCTATATACCTCTCAATAACTACATGGTCTTCAATGATGTTGACGGCCTATACACCTACACGTTTGAAGCAGAACGAAAG GAAGACTGTTCAGCCTGCAGCCAAGTACCTCTGGACTTGCACTTTTCTCCAACTTCAAAACTCCAGGAGTTGTTGGACTTCCTGACTGAAAGTGCCTCCCT ACAAATGAAATCCCCTGCTATAACCGCAACAGTGGAAGGAAAGAACaaaacattatatttacag TCTGTCGCTTCAATCGAACAGAGGACGCGGCCAAATCTATCCAAAACCCTCAAGG ATCTGGGGCTGAGTGACGGACAGGAGCTGGCAGTAGCTGATGTCACCACACCTCAGACCATGTTGTTCAGACTAAGCTTTACCTCATAG
- the tmf1 gene encoding TATA element modulatory factor — protein sequence MSWFNSSLSSFAKQALTTAQKSIDRVLDIKEEDQWGDTVVMPYDDVTIPGKLSLSGGWGMTPWEAPPEERPITPPPSSEAITTPVTRTVVDESENFFTTFLPPGDVQGVTVSQVVSVPPTKSQRRPQEKENQSRETVAHEEENSAPADETLEYQTDDEDQMVDLDSSAESRYSDTILLQPVSPAPSPSDLPDSEMSDVQTDIGSTVSVDSTPEQSQPPCDLQVEQDTTDSCEPAAVTSELQSSTPPDPSPSLPSKEILLENKDSKVEDRQSDTPSPPVSAFSSGTSTTSDIEVLDHESVLSESSASSRQETGEGKADLHLMQGSFQLLTASTCGDFPHLEDYSKLTESCGSSSDAFERIDSFSVQSLDSRSVSEVNSDDDIPGSRTLASVTTGSPPLTVSSAVCQTQEDGEEENLGQEEEEEEEEEEEGYTDTMREQSLDEMEESGRSATPVNSDQPEDLMEQEQDSEANVTLSDPASNADEQIAPPITAEMKSVSPVQILELQKVIDDLSGRLEKRESQLLVVSKDKATLEEQCDNLKDEVISLKEDSSTVQSLKDEFTQRIADTERKAQLACKERDIAKKEIKGLRDELSTRLHSSDTLEIIREKEEQIRGLLEEGEKLSKQQLQHSNIIKKLRVKEKESDTRITKQQKKIKEQEEELRQLQQVLDGKEEVEKQHRENIKKLNAVVERQEKDVSQLQTDSEELQENNRSLQAALDNSYKELAELHKAGVSRASEAQEAALTRETQAKDLLSLALEKNQEEGRMQQEALANQVADLRMALQRAEQQQGRKEDYLREEISELQQRLQEAETRNQELSQSVTSATRPLLRQIENLQASLGGQTASWEKLEKSISDRLADAQAQLAVAVERERSASEELLSIRSQQASLESQISLFRQEKARLVAQLEAEKNKRDKLEDESTREHVDLENLRGEHNRMLEETKKEKLLLTNQLEMERMKVEQEKKKCYLANEALREKERKAMTHSVGEPPASSTPSLSRSSSISVPDNAALHSSILSQEDLLDHSLGNMTMSMSMSGTNLYEAARLSGGSSIMENLQSQLKLREGEIAQLQIEISSLERSRSVMAEELVRLTNQTEEMDEMVKEIPTLKVHLKDLQQRHNTILQMYGEKAEEAEELRLDLIDVKNMYKCQIDELLKNQK from the exons ATGAGTTGGTTCAACTCCTCTCTGTCCAGCTTCGCTAAACAAGCTTTAACAACAGCTCAGAAGTCAATCGACCGAGTTCTGGACATCAAAGAGGAGGACCAGTGGGGTGACACAGTTGTCATGCCCTATGATG ATGTAACAATACCTGGAAAGCTGTCACTGAGTGGAGGATGGGGAATGACGCCGTGGGAGGCGCCCCCTGAAGAGAGGCCCATCActcctcctccttcctctgAGGCCATCACCACTCCTGTCACCCGCACAGTTGTGGATGAATCAGAAAACTTTTTCACTACCTTTTTGCCACCCGGAGACGTCCAAGGCGTCACCGTCTCCCAGGTAGTGTCCGTACCACCTACTAAGTCGCAAAGGCGGCCTCAGGAGAAGGAAAACCAAAGCAGGGAGACTGTGGCGCACGAAGAAGAGAATTCAGCACCTGCGGACGAGACCCTGGAGTATCAGACGGATGATGAAGACCAGATGGTTGATCTGGATTCCTCAGCAGAATCCCGTTATTCAGACACTATCCTCCTGCAGCCAGTTTCTCCTGCTCCTTCTCCCAGCGACCTTCCTGACAGCGAAATGAGCGATGTACAAACAGATATCGGCTCTACAGTTTCCGTAGACTCCACACCAGAGCAGTCACAGCCTCCATGCGATCTCCAGGTGGAGCAGGACACCACAGATTCCTGTGAACCGGCTGCTGTCACTTCTGAACTTCAGAGCTCTACTCCCCCTGATCCTTCGCCCTCTCTGCCCTCTAAGGAAATACTCCTAGAGAATAAAGACTCAAAGGTGGAGGACCGTCAAAGTGATACCCCCTCTCCTCCGGTCAGCGCTTTCTCCTCAGGAACCTCCACCACCAGTGACATTGAAGTGCTTGACCACGAGTCAGTGTTGAGTGAGAGCTCAGCCAGCTCCAGACAAGAAACGGGGGAGGGCAAGGCCGACCTTCACCTGATGCAGGGCTCCTTTCAGCTTCTCACGGCCTCCACCTGTGGAGATTTCCCCCACCTGGAGGACTACTCCAAACTCACGGAGAGCTGCGGCTCCTCCTCGGACGCATTCGAGCGCATAGATTCATTCAGTGTTCAGTCGTTGGACAGCCGGAGTGTGAGCGAGGTTAACTCGGACGATGACATCCCCGGCAGTCGGACGCTAGCGTCTGTCACCACGGGCTCTCCTCCTTTGACAGTGTCCTCAGCTGTGTGTCAGACGCAGGAAGATGGAGAGGAGGAGAATTTAggacaggaggaagaggaggaggaggaagaggaggaagagggctATACAGACACAATGAGGGAGCAGTCGCTGGATGAGATGGAGGAGAGTGGCCGGAGTGCGACGCCTGTTAATAGTGATCAGCCTGAAGACTTGATGGAGCAGGAGCAGGACTCTGAGGCGAATGTCACTCTGTCTGATCCCGCCTCCAACGCTGACGAACAGATCGCTCCGCCAATCACTGCAGAGATGAAAAGTGTCTCCCCAGTTCAGATTTTGGAGCTTCAAAAG GTGATTGATGATCTGTCAGGCCGCCTGGAGAAGAGAGAGTCTCAGCTTCTGGTTGTCAGCAAGGACAAGGCCACGCTGGAGGAGCAGTGTGACAACCTCAAAGA TGAAGTGATAAGCCTGAAGGAGGACAGCTCCACGGTTCAGTCCCTGAAGGATGAGTTCACTCAGCGCATAGCAGACACGGAGAGGAAGGCTCAGCTGGCCTGCAAGGAGAGAGACATAGCCAAGAAG GAAATAAAGGGCTTGCGAGACGAGCTTTCTACAAGACTTCACTCCAGCGACACACTGGAGATcatcagagagaaggaagagcaGATCAGAGGCCTGCTGGAAGAAG gtgagaagttgtccaagcagcagctgcagcacaGCAACATCATCAAGAAGCTGCGTGTGAAAGAGAAGGAGAGCGACACAAGGATCACAAAGCAACAGAAGAAAAtcaaggagcaggaggaggagctcAGGCAGCTGCAGCAG GTTCTAGATGGGAAGGAGGAGGTGGAGAAACAGCACAGGGAGAACATCAAGAAGCTGAACGCGGTGGTGGAGCGGCAGGAGAAGGATGTGAGCCAGCTGCAGACGGACTCTgaggagctgcaggagaacAACCGGAGCCTGCAGGCAGCGCTGGACAACTCCTACAA GGAGCTGGCAGAGCTTCACAAGGCGGGGGTCAGCAGAGCCAGTGAGGCTCAGGAAGCGGCTCTCACCAGAGAAACACAGGCCAAGGATCTGCTGAGCCTGGCCCTGGAGAAGAACCAGGAGGAGGGCAGGATGCAACAGGAGGCTCTGGCCAATCAG GTGGCGGACCTGAGGATGGCTCTGCAGAGGGCTGAGCAACagcaaggaaggaaggaagactATCTGAGGGAggagatcagtgagctgcagcaG AGGCTTCAGGAGGCAGAGACCAGGAACCAGGAGCTCAGCCAGAGTGTTACCTCGGCAACACGGCCCCTTCTGCGACAGATTGAGAACTTGCAGGCCTCCTTAGGCGGACAGACGGCATCCTGGGAGAAACTGGAGAAGAGCATCTCTGATAGGCTAG CGGATGCCCAGGCGCAGCTGGCCGTTGCGGTGGAGAGAGAGCGGTCGGCGAGTGAAGAGCTCCTATCCATCAGGTCCCAGCAGGCCTCTCTGGAGTCACAGATCTCCCTGTTCCGCCAGGAGAAGGCCCGGCTCGTCGCACAGCTGGAGGCTGAGAAGAACAAGAGAGATAAACTGGAGGATGAGAGCACTAG GGAGCATGTTGATTTAGAAAATCTGCGAGGAGAGCACAACCGCATGCTAGAAGAAACCAAGAAAGAAAAG ctgctgctgaccaatcagttAGAGATGGAGAGGATGAAGGTGGAGCAAGAGAAGAAGAAATGCTACTTGGCTAATGAAGCTCTCAGGGAAAAG GAGAGGAAGGCCATGACTCACTCTGTAGGAGAGCCCCCGGCGTCCTCCACACCCTCCCTGTCCCGCTCCAGCTCCATCAGTGTGCCGGACAACGCTGCTCTCCACTCCTCTATTCTTTCCCAG GAGGACCTTTTAGACCACTCTCTTGGTAACATGACCATGTCCATGTCGATGAGCGGGACCAACCTGTACGAGGCCGCCCGGCTGTCGGGGGGCTCCAGCATCATGGAGAACCTGCAGTCTCAGCTCAAACTCAGAGAAGGAGAGATCGCTCAGCTGCAG ATTGAGATCTCCAGTCTAGAGAGGAGTCGTTCTGTGATGGCAGAAGAGCTGGTCCGACTGACCAATCAGACCGAAGAGATGGATGAGATGGTGAAGGAGATTCCCACGTTGAAAGTTCATCTCAAG GATCTGCAGCAGAGGCACAACACCATCCTGCAGATGTACGGAGAAAAAGCCGAAGAGGCAGAGGAGCTGAGACTGGACCTGATAGACGTGAAGAACATGTACAAATGCCAGATAGACGAACTGCTGAAGAACCAGAAATAA
- the eogt gene encoding EGF domain-specific O-linked N-acetylglucosamine transferase isoform X2, which produces MLLLVALGIVFSFTERAESINDNPLSPLLNYSSISLPPEHLPYYFYNNKRVAKQCRLDPLCPFKQDALQDLSACWGYEKNCDPGKRFSYPVCTKADSAWARSLEAAQELFWKQADFGYVKERLSELQTLCKATKPGDSSLRCSSHTRFCKATNLYLDLREPRRGHERYKEDFIQKGEIGGRCRLNKPALAAEGEHKSPLQSC; this is translated from the exons ATGCTGCTCTTGGTAGCGCTGGGCATAGTTTTTTCGTTCACTGAGAGAGCTGAGAGCATCAACGACAATCCACTTTCACCGCTGCTTAACTACAGCAGCATCTCCCTGCCGCCAGAGCACCTACCCTACTACTTCTACAACAACAAGAGGGTCGCCAAGCAATGCCGCCTGGACCCTCTCTGCCCTTTTAAA CAGGATGCACTGCAGGATCTGTCTGCCTGTTGGGGATACGAGAAGAATTGTGATCCAGGGAAGCGCTTCAGCTATCCAGTCTGTACCAAAGCAGACTCTGCGTG GGCCCGTTCACTGGAGGCCGCCCAGGAGCTTTTCTGGAAGCAGGCAGATTTTGGCTACGTCAAGGAGCGCCTCTCTGAGCTCCAAACACTCTGCAAGGCCACCAAGCCA GGGGACTCCTCTCTACGATGTAGTAGCCACACTCGCTTCTGTAAGGCAACAAACCTTTATCTGGACTTGCGTGAGCCGCGCAGAGGTCATGAGAG ATACAAGGAGGACTTTATCCAGAAAGGAGAGATTGGTGGTCGATGCAGACTCAACAAGCCTGCACTCGCTGCAGAGGGAGAGCACAAGAGCCCCTTGCAATCGTG TTGA
- the eogt gene encoding EGF domain-specific O-linked N-acetylglucosamine transferase isoform X3 produces the protein MLLLVALGIVFSFTERAESINDNPLSPLLNYSSISLPPEHLPYYFYNNKRVAKQCRLDPLCPFKDALQDLSACWGYEKNCDPGKRFSYPVCTKADSAWARSLEAAQELFWKQADFGYVKERLSELQTLCKATKPGDSSLRCSSHTRFCKATNLYLDLREPRRGHERYKEDFIQKGEIGGRCRLNKPALAAEGEHKSPLQSW, from the exons ATGCTGCTCTTGGTAGCGCTGGGCATAGTTTTTTCGTTCACTGAGAGAGCTGAGAGCATCAACGACAATCCACTTTCACCGCTGCTTAACTACAGCAGCATCTCCCTGCCGCCAGAGCACCTACCCTACTACTTCTACAACAACAAGAGGGTCGCCAAGCAATGCCGCCTGGACCCTCTCTGCCCTTTTAAA GATGCACTGCAGGATCTGTCTGCCTGTTGGGGATACGAGAAGAATTGTGATCCAGGGAAGCGCTTCAGCTATCCAGTCTGTACCAAAGCAGACTCTGCGTG GGCCCGTTCACTGGAGGCCGCCCAGGAGCTTTTCTGGAAGCAGGCAGATTTTGGCTACGTCAAGGAGCGCCTCTCTGAGCTCCAAACACTCTGCAAGGCCACCAAGCCA GGGGACTCCTCTCTACGATGTAGTAGCCACACTCGCTTCTGTAAGGCAACAAACCTTTATCTGGACTTGCGTGAGCCGCGCAGAGGTCATGAGAG ATACAAGGAGGACTTTATCCAGAAAGGAGAGATTGGTGGTCGATGCAGACTCAACAAGCCTGCACTCGCTGCAGAGGGAGAGCACAAGAGCCCCTTGCAATCGTGGTGA